Proteins from one Dermacentor variabilis isolate Ectoservices chromosome 1, ASM5094787v1, whole genome shotgun sequence genomic window:
- the LOC142572440 gene encoding uncharacterized protein LOC142572440 yields MHWYVCSFLDGLKDYRIVLPPLPTGEGLKTMVVLHCDTAGRPYRIEDFRQPMKEAGVIEQAGGIGAYQMSHVWLVNFRREEAKKKLLDIGHIVVKGKTCVVFDPERQEVRLKVHWCAFNVSNETLRRAFAEYGEVKEVSSDRWKTGGFENADSTTRVVRLVLREGASLERIPHQLRIGNGTVLVVVPGRAPICLRCRNTGHIRRDCKVPKCSECHAFGHEEAECTKSYARAATRGTFGDNSELHMDEDEAEQAASNPVVESPTAAALSDEKKGAMPGTRESAPSTPKSATTSMDTNSPQDIPRPSEKSNEEPMESDPAAAKRRHDDVSAMSQEQRLRLLERQWGVGEGKKQRVTSGQRSSSLPRDDNPKT; encoded by the coding sequence ATGCACTGGTATGTGTGCTCGTTTTTGGATGGCCTGAAAGATTACAGGATtgtactgccgccgctgccaaccGGAGAAGGACTGAAAACAATGGTTGTTCTTCACTGCGACACCGCTGGAAGGCCTTACAGGATAGAAGATTTCCGCCAGCCGATGAAAGAAGCCGGCGTCATTGAACAGGCGGGCGGTATCGGAGCGTACCAGATGTCGCACGTCTGGTTAGTCAACTTCCGTAGGGAAGAAGCCAAGAAAAAGTTGCTCGACATCGGGCATATTGTTGTTAAAGGGAAGACTTGCGTTGTCTTTGACCCTGAAAGGCAGGAAGTGCGGCTGAAGGTGCATTGGTGTGCCTTCAACGTCAGCAACGAAACTCTGAGGCGGGCGTTCGCCGAGTACGGCGAAGTGAAAGAAGTTTCGAGCGATAGATGGAAGACCGGCGGGTTTGAAAACGCCGACTCGACTACTCGTGTTGTGCGGCTGGTTCTTCGAGAAGGTGCAAGCCTCGAGCGCATACCCCATCAGCTGCGTATCGGGAACGGTACAGTATTAGTCGTCGTGCCCGGGCGTGCGCCGATATGTCTCCGCTGCCGCAACACAGGCCACATTAGGCGGGACTGCAAGGTGCCCAAGTGCAGCGAGTGCCACGCCTTCGGGCATGAAGAGGCTGAATGCACGAAGTCATACGCCCGCGCCGCGACTCGAGGAACATTCGGCGATAATAGTGAGCTGCACATGGACGAGGATGAAGCTGAGCAAGCCGCCTCCAACCCAGTGGTCGAGAGCCCAACGGCCGCAGCGCTGAGCGATGAAAAGAAAGGCGCCATGCCAGGGACTCGTGAGTCAGCGCCCAGCACCCCCAAGTCGGCAACCACGAGCATGGATACCAATTCACCGCAAGATATTCCACGCCCTTCTGAAAAAAGCAACGAGGAACCCATGGAGTCTGACCCTGCGGCTGCGAAACGGCGCCACGACGATGTCAGTGCAATGAGCCAGGAGCAACGACTGCGTCTCCTAGAACGCCAGTGGGGCGTAGGCGAAGGGAAAAAGCAGCGTGTCACCAGCGGGCAACGATCGTCGTCGCTTCCTCGCGACGACAACCCGAAGACCTAA